The genomic interval TTTTCTTTATTTTTTTGAAGATATTGCAACAATTCTTTTGGAACTTCTTTTTTAAAAGCTTCATTTGCCAAAGGATGATAATCGCGTGCAGTTGGCAGCATTCCGATTTCATTTTCAACTTGAATCATAATTACCGTTTGCTCTTTTTGATCGAATTCTTTAATATGATTAATTAATTTTTTGAAAGCATTCAAATCGGCTTGCAGGTTATTTTCGCTGAAAGGCGTTACAATTTCATGACTTTTATTTTTGTCGTCTTTTACTCTCGGGTATTTTTTCTGGTTTAATTTTACCCAAGCCGGCGCATGACTCGACATACTATTTTTCCAAGATCCAAACCAAAGAAAAACCAATTTTAAATTTTCTTTTCTCGCTCGAAGAATCAAATCGTCTACTAACTGGAATTCAAATTTTCCTTCTTCAGGTTCTATCAATTCCCAATAAATTGGTGTAAGAACGGTGTTGAGGTTCATGTCAACCAATTTTTGCCAAATCGTTTCCATGCTTTCCATACTTGTTGCTGAAGAATTTCCTAATTCTCCGCCGCGTATCAAAAATGGTTTTTGGTTTACAATTAATTGTGTTTTATTTCCTTTTTTTTGAAGATGAGGTATGTTTTGAGAAAACCCAAAATGCATTAAAAATAAGGCAATTAGAAGAAAACTTTTTTTGAGAATATGAAACATACTTTTTTGTTTTAATAGTAAAAATAAACAAAGCAGCTTTGTCAAAATTTAGAACTTTGACAAAGCTTTTTTGCTACTCAACAGATTTTAATTTATTAAGGTTTTACTAACTCACCCGAAAATCCTAAACTTACATCTTTTCCTGCAAGTCCGTCTGCTGCACCTTTGTATGCATGTTTACGAACATAGTTTGCATCCCAAAGATTTGGAGATTCATTTGGAAGCCAGTATTCATGTTCTTTTGCATTATCAGAAACGCCCCAAATTGTAATTCCGTACTGTTGCGGAACAGGAATGTATTTTTTGTACATATCGATTACGTATTGATACATTTCTGCTTGTGAAGCTTGTTGTGCTACTGTTGGCGTTGCAGTTCCTAATCTAATATCTAACTCTGAGATTTTAATTAATTTTCCTGAAGCTGCCAATTTTTGGAACATCTGAACAATTTTATCTTTATCAGTCGTTAAACCAATGTGCATCTGCGTTCCGATTCCGTCAACCGTTGCTCCTTTGCTTTCAATATATTTTACATATTCGATTATTCCGTCGCATTTGTCTAATCTCGATTCTAAGTTATAATCGTTAATAAACAATTTATCGGTTGCATTTCCGTATTGACGTGCCAATTTGAAAGCTGTTACAGCGTAATCTTTTCCAAGATATTTTACCCAAGAGAAATAGTCTGTTGCGGTGTCGCCTTCAGTTCCGTTTCTTAAAGTTCCATCTTCTTTCATTGGCTCATTTACAACATCCCAAGCAAAAACTCCAGTTTTGTAATGTGTCATCATTTTAGAAATCCAATCGGTCATGGCATCACCAATAATTTTAGTTTTCTCAGCATCTGTTTTTTCAATTGTAATTGGTGCTGTTGCTCCTCCGCCAGATGATGTTCCGTCGGTTACTAAAACATTGTCGATATAATAGGTTCCAGCAGCTCCTCCTAAATCGAAACCAAAACCAGTTTCTCCACCTTTTGCAGTGATTTTCCATTCTACTTGTTTCCAAGTAGTCGTTGTAGTTTGATCTCCTTGATAATTTGCTAATGATGATGGTGTCGTTGAGCATCTTACTGAACCAGCTGCTTCAGATCGAATCATATACGAAATTGTATAACTTTTTCCTGCTACTAATGCAGAAGTAAAAGTAGTCTGAACTTGAGTTCTCCATTGTTCTGTTGCAGTACTTGTAGCATTTACCACTTTCATTGATCCGCTTCCTTCGTAAACATTTGCCGCTCCAGTTCCTGCGCTCAAAGCATCTGCTGCACCATTTGCTCTGCTCCAACCAGTTATTCCAGAATTAAATGTTCCGTTAGAAACTAAATTAACTGGTCCAGTTGAAGCATCAAGATCTACAACAGCTAAGGTATTTGCATCAATTAAATAGGTTACGTTTGGTAAATATCCTAAATCTAAATTAAACTGAAACGTTGTGCTTCCTGTTTTAAAATCGCCTGGAGCCAATTTAATTTTAACTTGTTGCCAAGAAGAAGTTGTTGTGAAAGCTTCAGTTCCAGTTCCAGTATTCATCCAATCTTTAAATGGATATTGAGCATTTAAAGAAGCATTAAATGAAATACGTCCTTTCCCAGTAACATCAGATTTAATATAAAATGAAATCTCATAATTATGTCCTGCCACAATTGGCA from Flavobacterium sp. YJ01 carries:
- a CDS encoding endo-1,4-beta-xylanase yields the protein MKYKYIIPIIASSLMILSSCDDNLMEWGKDPEHGEITGAELPLALVEKISRYEPLKVYSDFSLGNGIGISLYMSDANYRKIVNENFDEVTPGYEMKHGAMVNAKGEINFTNVDAFIAATKSAGLKVFGHTLIWHSNQNASYLNGIIAPTVIPGSSGTNILDLAPIKDGTFTGWARYNAGKGITTVANSGLTSTSAAVQLASSATSSAAYNLQLISPNVPIVAGHNYEISFYIKSDVTGKGRISFNASLNAQYPFKDWMNTGTGTEAFTTTSSWQQVKIKLAPGDFKTGSTTFQFNLDLGYLPNVTYLIDANTLAVVDLDASTGPVNLVSNGTFNSGITGWSRANGAADALSAGTGAANVYEGSGSMKVVNATSTATEQWRTQVQTTFTSALVAGKSYTISYMIRSEAAGSVRCSTTPSSLANYQGDQTTTTTWKQVEWKITAKGGETGFGFDLGGAAGTYYIDNVLVTDGTSSGGGATAPITIEKTDAEKTKIIGDAMTDWISKMMTHYKTGVFAWDVVNEPMKEDGTLRNGTEGDTATDYFSWVKYLGKDYAVTAFKLARQYGNATDKLFINDYNLESRLDKCDGIIEYVKYIESKGATVDGIGTQMHIGLTTDKDKIVQMFQKLAASGKLIKISELDIRLGTATPTVAQQASQAEMYQYVIDMYKKYIPVPQQYGITIWGVSDNAKEHEYWLPNESPNLWDANYVRKHAYKGAADGLAGKDVSLGFSGELVKP